In Pseudonocardia sp. DSM 110487, the sequence GCAGGGTGAGCGTGAGTTCGGGGTCGTAGACGACGCTGCGGGGGAGCACGGCCGGGTCCCGTCCGGTGCGTTTGCGGCCGTCCTGCGTAACCCCCCAGATCGGGGTCATCTCCGAGCCCGCGTAGGTGGTGGGCACCGCGATGACGGGGAGCCCGTGCTCGAGGGCGATCGCCTTCCCCAGGCCGATCGTGGACCCCCCACCGGCGGCGACGCAGCCGTCGGCGCCCAGCTCCGCGGCCGCCTCGCGCGCCCGGGCCGCCACCTCGACCGGCACGTGCATCCGGGCGTGGGGGTAGACGCCGGCGGCCCGCGATCCGAGCCCGTCGGCGACCCGCCTGCCGAGCGCTTCCTGTTCAGGAGTGCACAGGACGAGTACGCGGGTCAGGCCGAGCTGGTCCACCTCCTCGCCGAGGCGAGCCGAGGTCCCGGCGCCGAAGACGACCCGCATCGGCAGGGACTGGTAGACGAACTCATCCCACATGGTCCGGCTCCAGGACGAGGTCGATCGACGCGCTCTTGAACGGGTTCTCCACCCCGTGCCGGCGCGCCTGCTCGGGGTCGTCGACCTCCGTGAAGTCGGCGATCAGGCTCTTCTTGACGGCGAAGACGGCGTCGGAGTCCAGGTAGGGGCTGCCGGCCACGAAGATGTGGGTGGTCAGCGTCCGGTGTGCCGGAGCGGCGGCGATGAAATGGATGTGGGCGGGGCGGAACGGGTGGCGTCCGGTGGCGAGGAGCAGCTTGCCGACCGGGCCGTCCGTCGGGATCGGGTAGTGGCTCGGCACCACCGTGCGGAAGGCGAAGCGGCCATCGGCGTCGGTGTGGAAGAGGCCCCGCCCGTTGCCGAGTGGCTGCACGTCGGGCTGCTGGACGTCGTAGAACCCGTCCTCGCTGCACTGCCACACGTCGACGGTGGCACCGGCGAGCGGGGTGCCGTCGGTGCCGAGGACGCGTCCGGTGACGACGCACGGGTCGGCTCCGCCGATGAGGTCGATGCTGTCGCCGTTCTCCCGCTCGGGAGAGGCGACCACGTGGAACGGCCCGAGCACGGTGCTCTCCGTTCCGGCCTCCTGGCCGTTGATCGTCTCGGCCAGCATCGAGATGCCGAGCACGTCCGAGAGCAGGATGAACTCCTGCCGGTTGGCGTCGCACTTCTGCCCGACGGCGGTGAGGAAGTCGATCGCCGCCTCCCATTCGGGCAGCGTCAGACGTACCTTGCGGACGAAGTCGTGCAGGTGTGGCACGAGCTCCTGGAGGATCTCCCGCAGGCGTGGGTCCGCCGTATCGGTGAAGCTCTCGACAACCGCTGCGGTGGTGCTCTCGGAGGTCAGGTCCATCCTTGGCTCCTGCGGAAAGGGGAGGTGCGTGCCATGCGTACAGCCGGGTCGGCGTCCACGCTAGGTCGCCGTGCCACCCGCCGGACAGCCGCTTCGCGCGATCGGTGGCCGGAATCCGCGACCGTGTTGGCCGGGCACTCCATCTGCGAGCGTGCCGGCTTCGATGAGTTCCGCCACGAGCTCAACGCGCTCTACTACCCGGCTCGGGTCGAGCCGCTCGGCCCCGCACGCGCCGACGTCGGGCTGCTGCGCGGTGTCCGCACCGAGCACCTCACCGTCGGGGTGATGCGGTTCGGCCGGCCGACCCTCGTCGACCCCGGCCGGACGGGCGCCGGCTACCACGTCAACGTCACCCTCGCCGGCCGGATCGCCTCCGCGACCGACGACGCCGAGACGGTCTCCACCGCAGGCGAGGCCACCGTGTTCGCCCCGCACCGCACCCACCGGCTCACGCACTGCGCGGAGGGCGCGGCGCAGCTCGGGATCCGGGTCGACCGCGATCTGGTCGACGCCGAGCTGGAGGCGCTGCTCGGACACCCGGTCCGGGCTCCGCTCGAGTTCGACCTGGAGTTCGACCTGACCTCTCCCGCCGGGCGGGCGTGGCGGGCCTCGCTCGACCTGCTGCTGTCCGAGCTCGACAACCCGGACGGGCTGATCGGACGCCCTGCTGTGCGCGCGTACCACGAGCGGTTGCTCGCCACCGGCCTGCTGCTCGCCCACCGGCACAGCTACACCGAGGCACTGCAGGGTGGGGGAACCCCGGCGACGCCCCGGTCCGTGCGGCGCGTGATCGACCTCGTACAGGGCGACCCTCAGGAGCCCTACACGGTCGGTGACCTGGCCCGCGTGGCAGGCGTGAGTGCCCGGCGGCTGCAGGAGGCGTTCCGCGAGCACCTCGGCAGCACGCCGATGGAGTACCTGCGCTCGGTTCGGCTCGACCGGGTCCACGGCGAGTTGCGGGCCGGGACGGCCGGGGTCACCGAGGCGGCCCACCGCTGGGGGTTCACCCACCTCGGCCGGTTCGCGAGCGCCTACCGGGAGCGGTTCGGCGTGCTGCCATCGGAGACCGCGTCACGTATCACCCCCTGGCCGTTGTCCTCCTCCCGAGGCCGCGCCCGCTTGCCACCGCCGTCAGCCGGGTAGATCCGCAGTGGGACGTCGACGGAGGGTGGGAACAGACGTGGGCACGATGCAGGCGGGCACGATGCAGGACGTGGAGGGCCCGCTGGACGCGGGGCAGCTCGACCGGATCCACGCGTGGTGGCGGGCGGCGAACTACCTGTCCGTCGGCCAGATCTACCTGATGGACAACCCGCTGCTGCGCGAGCCGTTGCGCCCGGAGCACGTCAAGCCCCGCCTGCTGGGGCACTGGGGCACCACGCCTGGTCTCAACTTCGTCTACGCGCACCTCAACCGCTGCATCGTGGAGCGCGACCTGGACGTCATGTACGTCATGGGGCCCGGCCACGGCGGGCCGGGACCGGTGGCCGCGGCATGGCTGGAAGGGACCTACAGCGAGGTCTACGGCGATGTCTCCCAGGACGAGGCCGGGATGAAGCGGCTGTTCACGCAGTTCTCGTTCCCCGGCGGGATCCCCAGCCACGTGGCCCCGGAGACGCCGGGGTCGATCCACGAGGGCGGTGAGCTCGGCTACTCGCTCTCGCACGCGTACGGTGCCGCGTTCGACAACCCCGATCTGATCGTCGCGGCGGTCGTCGGCGACGGGGAGGCCGAGACCGGACCGCTCGCCACCAGCTGGCACTCCACCAAGTTCGTGGACCCCCGCCGCGACGGGGCCGTGCTGCCGATCCTGCACCTCAACGGCTACAAGATCGCGAGCCCCACGGTGTTGGCCCGGATCGAACCGGAGGAGCTGGAGCAGCTGCTGCGCGGCTACGGCTACACCCCGTACGTCGTCGAGGGCGCCGATCCGGCGCGGATGCACCAGGAGTTCGCCGCCACCCTGGACCGCTGCCTCGACGAGATCGCCGAGATCCAGGAAAGGGCCCGGCGGGCCGGCACGCCAGAACGTCCCCGCTGGCCGATGATCGTCCTGCGTTCGCCGAAGGGCTGGACCGGCCCGGGGACCGTCGACGGGCTGAAGGTGGAGGGCTCGTTCCGCTCGCACCAGGTGCCGTTCGCCAACGCACGCGGCGACGCGTCGCACCGGGCCGTGCTGGAAGAGTGGATGCGCAGCTACCGGCCGGAGGAGCTGTTCGACGCCACCGGGGCTCCCGTTCCCGAGATCCGCGACCTGCACCCGGCGCGTGACCGGCGGATGAGCGCCAACCCGCACAGCAATGGCGGTCTCCTGCTGCGCGACCTGCGGATGCCCGACTTCCGCGACTACGCCGTCCCGGTGGAACGGCCGGGCGGTGGGACGGCCGAGTCGACGAAGGTGCTGGGTACCTTCCTGCGCGACGTCATGCGCGACAACATGACCGACTTCCGGGTCTTCTCCCCGGACGAGAACAACTCCAACCGGCTCGACGCGGTGCTCGAGGTGACCGGCCGGACGTGGGACGCCCGGATCCAGCCCGACGACGTCGACCTCGCCGTGGACGGGCGGGTGATGGAGATCCTCTCCGAGCACACCTGCCAGGGCTGGCTGGAGGGCTACCTCCTGACCGGCAGGCACGGGGTGTTCTCCTGCTACGAGGCCTTCGTCCACATCGTCGACTCGATGTTCAACCAGCACGCCAAGTGGCTGAAGACCTCGAACGCGATCCCGTGGCGGCGGCCGATCGCCTCCCTCAACTACCTGCTGACCAGCCACGTGTGGCGGCAGGACCACAACGGGTTCTCCCACCAGGACCCGGGGTTCATCGACCACGTGGTGAACAAGAAGTCGGACGTCATCCGGGTGTACCTGCCCCCGGACGCCAACACGCTGCTCTCCACCGTGGACCACTGCCTGCGCAGCCGCCAGTACGTCAACGTGGTCGTGGCGGGCAAGCAGGTGCAGCCGCAGTACCTCGACATGCCCGACGCGATCGTGCACTGCACCAAGGGCATCGGGATATGGGACTGGGCCAGCACCGATGCCGGCGGCGAGCCCGACGTGGTGCTGGGCTGTGCGGGAGACGTCCCCACGATGGAGACGCTCGCCGCCGTCGACATCCTGCGCGGCTTCTTCCCGGACCTGCGGATGCGCGTGGTGAACGTCGTGGACCTTATGCGGCTGCAGGACGACCGGGAGCACCCGCACGGGCTGTCGGACCGGGAGTTCGACGCGCTGTTCACCGCCGACAAGCCGGTGATCTTCAACTACCACGGGTACCCGTGGCTGATCCACCGGCTGACCTACCGCCGCGCCAACCACCACAACCTGCACGTGCGCGGGTACGTGGAAGAGGGCACCACCACCACGCCGTTCGACATGTGCGTGCGCAACCGCATCGACCGGTTCGACATCGCCATCGACGTCATCGACCGGGTGCCCCGGCTGCGCCCGATCGCGGGCCACTACCGGGAACGGCTGAAGAACACCCTGATCGAGCACCGGCAGTACGTGCGCACGCACGGCGAGGACATGCCCGAGGTCGCCGAGTGGAAGTGGGAGCGGGCGTGATGAGGGTGCTCGTCGTCAACACCGGGTCGAGCAGCCTGAAGCTGTCGGTCCTCACCCGGGACGGGCGCGTCGAGACCGCCGCCACGATCGAGCGCTGGGAGGGCCACGGTCACCTCGATCCGGTGGAGCGATTCCTCTCCGACGCCGGCAGGATCGACGCGGTCGGCCACCGCGTCGTGCACGGCGGGCCGCGGTACTCCGAGCCCGCGCGCGTCGACAGGGAGTTGATCGACTACCTGGACTCGATCCGCGACCTCGCGCCGCTGCACAACCCGCGCGCGATCGCGGGGATCCGCGCCGTGGCCGAGGTGCTGCCGCAGACCCCGGCGCTGGCCTGCTTCGACACCGCCTTCCACACCACGTTGCCCGCCGAGGCACACACCTACGCGCTGCCCCGCGAGTGGAACGCGCGGTGGCAGTTGCGCCGCTACGGCTTCCACGGCCTCTCCCATGCCTACGCGACACGGCGGGCCGGCGAGCTCGCGGGCCTCCCGGACGGCCCGAGCGCCCGGACGGTGTCCTGCCACCTCGGCGCCGGAGCATCGCTGGCCGCCGTCCGCGACGGCGTCAGCCGGGACACGACGATGGGTTTCACGCCACTGGCGGGGCTCGTGATGGTCACCCGCTCAGGGGACGTCGACCCCGGCCTGCTCATGTGGTTGCTGCAGCACGGCGGCGTGCCCGTCGACGAGCTGAACGATGCGCTCGAGAAGCGCTCAGGGCTGAAGGGCCTCTCGGGCACGTCGGGTGACCTGCGCGACGTGCTGGCGGGCCGCGCCGCAGGCGACCCGGACTGCGCTCTGGCGTTCGACGTGTTCGTCCACCAGCTGTGCCGCGAGATCGCCGCGATGACGGCCGCGGTTGGCGGGCTCGACGTGCTGGTGATGACCGGTGGTGTCGGCGAGCACGCGCCGCTCGTGCGTGAGCGGGTCGCCGATCGGCTGGCCTATCTCGGGGTGCGGCTGGATGCCGGTCGGAACGAGGCCGCATCGGAGGACGCCGACATCTCGGCGGCGGACGCCGCCGTGCGCACGGTCGTCGTCACCGCGCGCGAGGACCTCGAGATCGCCCGCCAGGTCGTGGACCACCTCAGCACAGCACGGCGCGGCTCATGAGGGCTCCTACAGCGCGAACTGCTTGATCATGTCGTCGATCGGCCGGCGCGGGGTGGGTCGCACCGGACTGCCGAGCGGTGCCCAGCCGACACGGAGAACGAGCTGGGGTGCCGCGGTGCCCTCGAGCACCTCGTCCCGCACGGTGCGCCTGCTCGTACCGACCTCGAGGGGCCGGCTCAGCGGGCACGTCGCGAGGCCGAGCTCGGTGGCGTGCAGCAACACCGCGCTGAGCGCCTCGCCTGCCCGGAGCTGGGAGAGGGGGTCGTCCGATCCCGTGGCCAGCACGGTCAGGAGCGCGCCGTCGGGGGCGCCGTCGGATGGTTGCTCGACGAGGCCGTCGCTGAACTGCATGGCCGTCCCGCCGCCGCTCACGACCGCGTCCCGCAGCAGGTTGACGGCCGGGATGCCCTCGACGTCGGCGTGGCAGCCGGTCCGGATCGCGCGCTCGGCGAGGTAGGCGACGTTCGACTCCTGGGCCTCCGCCGCCGCCTGGATCGCCTCGAGCAGTCGTCCCCGTGACCGGGCTGCCGTCACCGGGCGGAGCAGGGCGCCCTGCTCGGCGGCGCGCTCGCTCAGCTCGTCGATGAACGCGGAGGGCACCTCCCAGTCGGTGAACCGGCGCCGGTCGGTCCGCCTGCGCAGGATCGCCGCGGCGAGGGTGAGGTCGGTGTCGTCGGCGGGACGGGGGTGCAGCGCCACGGCCGCCAGGTGGTCCGGCTCGTCGCGGTTCGGCATCCGGTGCACCGAGCTCGCGAGTCCCGCGGCCGCGAGCGCCACCCGCGCGTGGTGCAGTGCCGCCCCGCAGCTCACGATCATGTCGCGGCCGTCGGCGTCGGTGGCGGGCAGCCAGCGGGCGAGGTCCGCGTGGAGGTGGATGGTGTGCGGACCGACGACCCACCGCCACGGCTGGCTGTTGTGCACCGAGGGGGCGGCAGCGGCGAGCGCGAGCGCGCTCCGCACGGTGCGCTGGTCGATGTGGCGGCCGTTGATGGTCATCGCTGCTCCTCGTCGGGCTCGGCGGGGGGCGGCGCTTCGGCGGCCGTTTTCCCGACGCCGCAACCCTCCCGCCGTCCGAGGGCGGGTGGCAGCGGGCGAGGGTCCCGCGGATCAGGGCCGGGAGCCCGCTCGACGGGGGACGATGTGCTCTGTCCACCGGACCGGCCGCGGCGGACGCTGGCGCGTCGTACCGAGGGGGACGCGATGAGCCGGGCGATGGTCGTGTTCGAGTCGACGTTCGGTAACACCGAGGAGATCGCGCACGCTGTCGCCGACGGCCTGCGGTCGAGTATGGACGTCGACGTCGTCGAGGTCGGTGCGGCCCCGACGGACCCACCCGACGACCTCGACCTGCTCGTGGTCGGGGGGCCGACGCACGCGTTCGGCCTGACCCGGCCCATCACCCGCGAGGACGCGGCGAGGCAGGCCGGTCACGCGCTCGTCTCCCGCGGCGCCGGATTGCGCGAGTGGCTGGAGGACCTGCGGCCGCGGGACGGGCTGCCCGTCGTGGCGTTCGACACCAAGGTGGACCGGCCGCACCTGCCCGGATCGGCCGCCCACGGGGCCGAGCGGCGGCTGCGCAGGCTCGGCGCCCGGACGATCGTGCGGCCGGAGAGCTTCTGGGTGAGCGGAACCTCGGGACCGCTGCTCGAGGGAGAGACCGAACGGGCGCGACTGTGGGGCACGTGGGTGGCCGCTGCGCTCGAGTCCCGCCGGTGACTCAGGCGCCGTTCTCCTTGCGCAGGCCGGCGGCGTAGACGGCGGCCTCCGTGCGGCGGGTGAAGCCGAGTTTGTGCAGCAGCGAGGAGACGTAGTTCTTGACGGTCTTCTCGGCGAGGAAGAGCTCGGCGCCGATCTGGCGGTTGGTGAGGCCGTCGGCGATCAGGCTGAGGATGCGCTTCTCCTGCGGGCTGAGGGAGGCGTACCGGGGATCGGAGGGCTCGTCGCCCTTGCGGAGGCGTTCGAGGACCACCGCGGTGGCCCTCGAGTCGAGCAGGGAGCCGCCCGCGGCGATGGCGCGGACGGCGCCGACGAGGTCGACGCCCGTGACCTGCTTGAGCAGGTAGCCCGCCGCGCCGGCCATGATCGCGCCGAAGAGCGCCTCGTCGTCGGAGTACGACGTGAGCATCAGGCAGGCCGGCGGCGGCGAGATGGCCGAGCGGATGTCCCTGCAGACGCTGACGCCGTCGCCGTCGGGGAGCCGGACGTCGAGGATCGCGACGTCGGGGCGCAGCGCCGGGATGCGGGCGAGGGCCTGAGCGGCCGTCGCGGCTTCGCCGACGACGGTGATGTCGTCAGCGGACTCGAGGAGCTGCGCGATACCCCGGCGGACGATCTCGTGGTCGTCGAGCAGGAACACGGTGGTGGGCACGTCGTCTCCTCGTCAGCGGCCGTGACACTACGACGGTACGGGGCGTGTCGACCCCGTCGCCGCACGTGAATCCCGCACATCTCACTCCGCGCGCTGTCCGACGCGCAGGACGCTCAGATAGCGGCGTGCCGCTCGGTCGTTCATCCGGGTGCGGATGCGGTCGGCGACCGCGTCGAGCAGGGGCTCGCGCACGTGATGGTCGAGCCCGCGGTACAGCGACGTCGAGCGGAGGTGGTCGGCGAAGCCTGCCCCGTCGAACCTCTGGACGGTCGGGTACCAGCGCGTGATCACCGGGCCGAACAGGTCGCCCGGATCCTCGACCGGTCCCCAACCTCCGTCGGCCGCGCGCACGTCGTCCTCGAGCGGTGGGTGACCCCAGCCGGGGTTCCCGGGGGAGAACCGCTCGTGGACGTCGGCGGTTTCCGCGTACACCTCCGGCTCACCCGGCCTGCGGACGACGACGTGGCCGAGCAACGCGATCCAACCTCCGGGGCGGAGCACCTCGTGGGCCCGCCGCCAGCCGATCGACGGGTCGACCCAGTGCCACGCCGACGCGGCCACGAGGACGTCGAAGCGCCGTCCGCGGTCGTCCCACTCCTCGAACGTCGAGGACTCCACATCGACGTTGCGGAAGGCGGCGAGCCGGTGCCGGGCGAGCGCGGACATCCCGGCGCCCGGCTCGACCGCGGTCACGGAGCCCCCGAGCCGGGCCAGCGAGCGCGTGGCAAGGCCGGTGCCGCACCCCACCTCGAGCACCGCCGCCCCGTCGCCGATGCCGGTGATGGCGACGAGGTCCGCGAAGAGCTCGTCGGGGTACCCAGGGCGGACCCGGTCGTAGAGCTCCGGCACTTCGTCGAACACGCGACCGAGGTCGCGTCGATGCGGGGCGGCCATCCCGCCATCGTGCCCTCCCGGGTCATCCCGCGGGGTTGCGTATCTCCGGGCCGGGCACCACCAGCCTGCGCCCGCTCAGCCGCTGCAGGGGGATGGCGATCGTGTGGGCCGTGCGGTTGGGCGCCCACGGAGTCGGCATCCGCTCGGCGAGCTCGGCCAGCCGGTCCGGCACGACCACCTCGTAGGCCTGGCCGACGCCGAGCACCGTCCATCCCGTGCGCGTGTCGGTGTCGATCCGGTCCACCTGGAACGCCACCACCGCGTTCCTCGTGGCGGCGGCCAGCTTGCCCCCGCCGCTGGTGCGGAAGACGATCTCCTCGTCGTCGAGGAGGTAGGTGACGGGCTGGGCGGCAGGGAGGGCCGCGTCGGTGAACACGACCCGCCCGATCTCGTGCCCGGCGAGCAGGCGAAGGCATTCGGCCTTGTCGAGCTCGGCCAGCTCGACGATCGCCGCCCCGTCCGTTGCGGCTGTCACTGGCTGTCCCCCGTTTCGATGCGCGGCCGTTCGATGCGCGGCCCCCGACGATGCGCCGACGGCGGCGATCCGGACAGGGCCGAAGGTCCCCTCCGGCCCGAGTTCGATCTCGCAGAGGCCCGGGGTGCGCTCGATCAGGGCAGCTGCGAGATGTCGGCCTGGAACTGCATCGCCCGGTACGGCCAGCCGGTCGCGGTGTTCCACTGACTCACCGCGAGGTGCAGTTCGTGCAGCGTCGAGCCGGGCAGCACGTACCCGCCGTAGAGCTGCGCCACGTGCCCGCCGGCGTGGTCCTCGCAGTCCCAGTCGCAGCCGCGCAGAACTGTCGCCAGCGGCGCGCGGTGCAGGTCGGCCGTCGGCCCCTCCAGCACCCGGACGTCGATGCGGTAGCGCCCGGCGTCGAAGGCCGACAGCAGCCAGTGCCCGTCGGGGAGACGGCGGAGCGACAGCTCCCCGAACCGGCCCGGCAGCACGAGGGTGGGCGGGTTTCCCCATCCCCAGCGATCGTCGGCGATGCCCCAGGTCTGCCATGCGGCAGGGTCGGTCAGCTCGGTCTCGGGCACCCGGTGCAGCAGCAGGCCGTGTTCGCGCTGGAAGCCGGTGGTCAGGGCGTACACCCAGCCGTCGGTGCCGCGTTCCCACGTGAGCATCTGGAACAGGCCGTCGTGCAGGTCGGCGGGCCAGCGGGTGCCGGTGGGCCGCCACGTGCGGCCGCCGTCGCGGGAGCGGTGCAGCTCCGTCCAGCGCACGTTGCCCAGCTCGCGGCACACCATGACGTGCAGGTACATGTCGTCCCCGACGGTGATCACGTCGGTGGGGAGGACCGTCGTCACGCGCCGGAGGCGCCACCCGTGGCGGCGCCAGCCGTGGTGGATGTACCGCACCACCTGGCGGGCGGCGCCGCGGCGCCCGGCCGCGCCGGTCCAGCGCAGCCCGGCCGCGACGCTCGCAGGATCGGCGAACAGCACGACGGGGGACCGCCAGCCGGGCCCTCCGACGCCTGCCTGCCGGAACGTGTCGCCGAACACCGAGACGAGGTGTCCCTGCGGTGCGGTGGCGGTGGTGCCCAGGTCGGTGCCGCCGACACCGAACCGGTCGGTGATGCCCGGCCCGGTGAGGTCGGCGATCTTGGTGGCGAGCCGCTCCGTCACGCAGCCATCCTGCCTCCTCCTCCCTAGAGTTGCCGCCATGGCAGAGCTCGCCCCGCGCCGTCTGATCCTGACGCTGTACGGGTTGTACGCGCGCGACGAGCACAACTGGATGTCGGTCGGCTCCGTGGTGCGGCTGATGGGGGACCTCGGCGTCGACTCCGCCGGCGTCCGTTCGTCGATCTCGCGGCTGAAGCGCCGCGGCGTGCTCGTGGCGATGAAGCCGGAGCGGGCCGCGGGCTACGCGCTGTCGGAGAGCGCACTCGAGGTGCTCCGAGAGGGCGACACGCGGATCTTCGACCGGCGGCAGGTCGACGCCGCAGATGGCAGTGCTGTCGGATTCGTGCTCGTCGTGTTCTCCATCCCGGAATCGGAGCGGGAGAAGCGGCACACGCTGCGCACCACGCTCGCGGGTATGGGGTTCGGCACGGCCGCGCCCGGCGTGTGGGTCGCCCCCGGCCACCTGCGTGACGAGGTCGGCCGCACGCTGCGGCGGCGCGGGCTCTCCTCCTACGTGGACCTGTTCACGGCCCACCACGAGGGCTTCAGCGCCCTGCCTGAGCGGGTGGCGCGCTGGTGGGACCTCGACGGCATCAACGCCCGGTACACGGAGTTCCTCGACCAGTTCTCCGACGCGCAGGCCCGCTGGAAGCGCTGCGAGAACGCCCCCCGCACCGCGTTCGAGATCTACGTGCCGATGCTGACGGTCTGGCGCCGTCTCCCGTACCTCGACCCCGGCCTGCCGCCCGACCTGCTGCCCGAGGGGTGGAACGGAGGACGGGCGGCGGACCTCTTCGGCGACCTCGACGCGCTGCTCCGCGCCCCGGCCCGTGAGCACGCGCTGACCGCGATCCACGCCTGATGAATCTCGCAGGTCGGGATCAATCGAGAACGGCGACACCCTGGATCTCGATGAGCGCAGCCTTGTCCCACAGCCGCGCCACGCCGAGCCCTGCCATGGCGGGGTACTCGGTGCCGACGAGGCGCTGCCAGACCTTCCCGATCTCCCGGGAGTGGGCCTGGTAGGCCTCCATGTCGACGATGTAGATCGTGACGCTGGTGAGGTCGTCGCCCGAACCGCCCGCCGCGCTGAGCGCCTGCAGGAGGTTGAGCAGGGCCTGCTCGAACTGCGTGACGATGTCGTCGCCCACGATCGTCCCGGACCGGCCGAGCGCCGTCTGCCCCGCGAGGTAGACGGTCCGCCGCCGGTCGGTGACGACGGCGTGGCTGAAGCCCCGCGGTCTGGCGAGCAGTGGCGGGTTGATGCGCTCGAACGTCATGACTGAACCGCACCTCCGTCCACGTTGATGCCCTGTCCGTTGATCGCGCCGTTCTGCACGCAGGAGATTACGGCCGCCGCGACCTCGTCGGGCTGGACCAATCGGTGGATCGGCTGCCGCCGTTCGAGCACGGCCCTTGCCTCTTCCTCGGAGGTCGCCATCCGGTCGGCGATGGCGGCCACCGTCGCGTCGGTCATGGGCGTGTCGACATAGCCGGGGCACACGGCGTTGGCGGTGACCCCGTGGCGGGCCACCTCGTCGGCCACGGCGCGGACCAGCCCGAGCACGCCGTGCTTGCTGGCCGTGTACGCGCCGACCAGCCGTTCGCCGCGCTTCGCGACCACGGACGCGATCACCACGATGCGTCCGCGGCGGGCCGCGAGCATCGGGGGGAGCGCGCGGCGGATGCACCGGAACGGCGCCGTCAGGTTCGTGTCGAGCATCTGCTGCCACTGGTCGTCGGTGGTCTGCGTGATGGGCGCGGCGAGGGAGGTGCCGGCGTTCGCAACGAGCACCTCAGCCCAGCCCCATGTCTCCTCGACGGTGGCGAACAGGCCCTCGACCTGCTGGGGCACGGTGAGGTCGGCCTCGACGCACAGGGTCGGGCCGGTGATCTCCGCGGCCGCCTTGTCGAGCTTGGCGCGGTCGCGGCCGACCAGCACGGTGCGATAGCCGGCCTCGGAGAGCCGCCGTGCCGTCGCCAGGCCGATCCCCTGCCCGGCTCCCGTGACGATGGCGACCGCCACTACCGCCCCTTCCACTCGGGCTTGCGCTTGGCGTTGAATGCCGCGTGGAACTCGGCGTGGTCCTCCGTGGTCATGAGCAGCGCCTGGGTCATCGCGTCGAGCTCCATCGCCGCCGAGAGCGGCATGTCGAGCTCGCGGGTGAGCAGCGACTTCGTCTGCGCGAACGCCAGCGTCGGGCCGGACGCGAGCCGGGCCGCGAGGGCGGCCACCGCGTCGTCGAGCTCCTCGTCCGGCACGAGCTCCGACACGAGCCCGTACCGGTCGGCGGTGGGCGCGTCGATCGTGTCGCCGAGCATGAGCAGCTGCGTGGCCCGGCCGAGCCCGACGACGCGGGGGAGCAGGTAGGCCGCGCCCATGTCGCCGCCGGAGAGCCCCACCTTGGTGAACAGGAACGCGAACCGCCCGGACGCACCGACGATCCGGAAGTCGGCGGCGAGGGCGATCACCGAACCGGCGCCCGCGGCGATGCCCTGGATCTTCACGATGATCGGGATCGGGCACTCGCGCATGGCCCTGATGACGTCGCCGGTCATCTTGGTGAAGCGCATCAGGTCGGCCGCCCGCATCTTCAGCAGCTCGCCGATGATCTCGTTGACGTCGCCCCCGCCGCAGAAGCCGCGGCCCTCGCCCTGGATCACCAGCACCGTGACGCCATCGTGGTGCGGCAGCTCGGTCAGCAGGTCGCGCAGGTCGGAGTACGACTCGAACGTCAGCGGGTTGAGCTTCTCGGGGCGGTTGAGGGTGACCGTGGCGACCGGCCCGTCGACCGCGAAGTCGAAGTGCTCCCAGTCGGTGGTCAGCGGCGCCGAGGCGCGGAAGCGGCTCACCTG encodes:
- a CDS encoding flavodoxin-like domain-containing protein → MSRAMVVFESTFGNTEEIAHAVADGLRSSMDVDVVEVGAAPTDPPDDLDLLVVGGPTHAFGLTRPITREDAARQAGHALVSRGAGLREWLEDLRPRDGLPVVAFDTKVDRPHLPGSAAHGAERRLRRLGARTIVRPESFWVSGTSGPLLEGETERARLWGTWVAAALESRR
- a CDS encoding response regulator transcription factor — translated: MPTTVFLLDDHEIVRRGIAQLLESADDITVVGEAATAAQALARIPALRPDVAILDVRLPDGDGVSVCRDIRSAISPPPACLMLTSYSDDEALFGAIMAGAAGYLLKQVTGVDLVGAVRAIAAGGSLLDSRATAVVLERLRKGDEPSDPRYASLSPQEKRILSLIADGLTNRQIGAELFLAEKTVKNYVSSLLHKLGFTRRTEAAVYAAGLRKENGA
- a CDS encoding bifunctional 2-polyprenyl-6-hydroxyphenol methylase/3-demethylubiquinol 3-O-methyltransferase UbiG, with product MAAPHRRDLGRVFDEVPELYDRVRPGYPDELFADLVAITGIGDGAAVLEVGCGTGLATRSLARLGGSVTAVEPGAGMSALARHRLAAFRNVDVESSTFEEWDDRGRRFDVLVAASAWHWVDPSIGWRRAHEVLRPGGWIALLGHVVVRRPGEPEVYAETADVHERFSPGNPGWGHPPLEDDVRAADGGWGPVEDPGDLFGPVITRWYPTVQRFDGAGFADHLRSTSLYRGLDHHVREPLLDAVADRIRTRMNDRAARRYLSVLRVGQRAE
- a CDS encoding pyridoxamine 5'-phosphate oxidase family protein, producing MTAATDGAAIVELAELDKAECLRLLAGHEIGRVVFTDAALPAAQPVTYLLDDEEIVFRTSGGGKLAAATRNAVVAFQVDRIDTDTRTGWTVLGVGQAYEVVVPDRLAELAERMPTPWAPNRTAHTIAIPLQRLSGRRLVVPGPEIRNPAG
- a CDS encoding DUF4185 domain-containing protein, which encodes MTERLATKIADLTGPGITDRFGVGGTDLGTTATAPQGHLVSVFGDTFRQAGVGGPGWRSPVVLFADPASVAAGLRWTGAAGRRGAARQVVRYIHHGWRRHGWRLRRVTTVLPTDVITVGDDMYLHVMVCRELGNVRWTELHRSRDGGRTWRPTGTRWPADLHDGLFQMLTWERGTDGWVYALTTGFQREHGLLLHRVPETELTDPAAWQTWGIADDRWGWGNPPTLVLPGRFGELSLRRLPDGHWLLSAFDAGRYRIDVRVLEGPTADLHRAPLATVLRGCDWDCEDHAGGHVAQLYGGYVLPGSTLHELHLAVSQWNTATGWPYRAMQFQADISQLP
- a CDS encoding PaaX family transcriptional regulator C-terminal domain-containing protein, whose translation is MAELAPRRLILTLYGLYARDEHNWMSVGSVVRLMGDLGVDSAGVRSSISRLKRRGVLVAMKPERAAGYALSESALEVLREGDTRIFDRRQVDAADGSAVGFVLVVFSIPESEREKRHTLRTTLAGMGFGTAAPGVWVAPGHLRDEVGRTLRRRGLSSYVDLFTAHHEGFSALPERVARWWDLDGINARYTEFLDQFSDAQARWKRCENAPRTAFEIYVPMLTVWRRLPYLDPGLPPDLLPEGWNGGRAADLFGDLDALLRAPAREHALTAIHA
- a CDS encoding RidA family protein, which produces MTFERINPPLLARPRGFSHAVVTDRRRTVYLAGQTALGRSGTIVGDDIVTQFEQALLNLLQALSAAGGSGDDLTSVTIYIVDMEAYQAHSREIGKVWQRLVGTEYPAMAGLGVARLWDKAALIEIQGVAVLD
- a CDS encoding SDR family NAD(P)-dependent oxidoreductase, whose amino-acid sequence is MAVAIVTGAGQGIGLATARRLSEAGYRTVLVGRDRAKLDKAAAEITGPTLCVEADLTVPQQVEGLFATVEETWGWAEVLVANAGTSLAAPITQTTDDQWQQMLDTNLTAPFRCIRRALPPMLAARRGRIVVIASVVAKRGERLVGAYTASKHGVLGLVRAVADEVARHGVTANAVCPGYVDTPMTDATVAAIADRMATSEEEARAVLERRQPIHRLVQPDEVAAAVISCVQNGAINGQGINVDGGAVQS